TCGAAGTCCTCCGGCGGCTTTATCCCGTAGATGTGGATGTACTTCTCCCTCAGGTTCTCGCGTATCAGCTCGTAGAACTTTGGCTCGGTTGGGGAGAGATCGTAGCTCTTCAGCCTTCCAAACTGGATCCTCTTTGTGGTCACCGCAACAGGCGACAGCGTCACGAACTTCCTCCCGCTCAGCCTCTCGGGCTCCGCCAGTGCCTTGACCTCTTCAACAGTGAACCTCTCCCCCCACAGCTCCACCTCGGGATCTTCGAGGAGCCCCGTGATGAAGGCCTCCGCTATCTCCGGAACTGCGGTTGAGAAGTAGAAGAACCCGTGTTTACGACCCAGAAGGCCACTCCTGTCCTCCGCGAGCTTTCTCTCCTCCGCCATGAAGAGCGAGTAGGTGAAGAGCTTCGGAATCTTCGGCGAGTGCAGGCGGAGGCTCAGGCTGGGATCGACCCTCTGAATCCGCCTGTAGATGAGTCCCTGGAGGTAGTGTTGGTTGTTGAAGGGTATTCGGAACGGCTCATTCTCCGGCTGGAGTCTTAGTAGGAACCTCAATCGGCACACCTCTTGATGGTATGTCATCGAGGATAATGCATAGGGTAATGGACGCTTGTCCTTATTAAGTTTGCCCCTATTGCATTACAATCCACAATCGTATAACAGGACATGACGACTACGGGCGGCATTGGATCGGGAACTCCAGAAGTGGGTAGAAGTAAGGGAGGGCGAAGAGCCCTCAGAGAAGCATCCTGGCGTCGACGGCAACGGCCGAGTCTTCGTAGGCGAAGATCGGGTTGATGTCAAGCTCCTTGATCTCGGGAAGCTCAAGGGCAAGCTCGCCGACCTTGGTGATGATGTCGGCGAGGGCCTCGATGTTGACGGGCTTCTCACCGCGCGCTCCGGCGAGGATCGGGTAGGCCTTGATCTCCTTTATCATGTCGAGGGCCTCGTCCTTGCTTATCGGGGCAACGCGGAAGCTGACGTCCTTGAGTATCTCGACGAAGATACCACCGAGACCGAACATGATGGCCGGGCCGAACTGCGGGTCGCGGATCATACCGACTATAACTTCCTTGCCGAGCGGGAGCATGCGGTAAACGATGACGCCCCAGAGGTCCGCGTCCGGCTTGTAGTTCTTTGCGTTCTCCATTATGGTTCTAAAGGCCTGCCTGGCCTCCTCGTCGCTCTTGATGTTGACCTTGACACCGCCGGCGTCGCTCTTGTGGATGATCTGCGGAGAAACGATCTTCATAACAACCGGGTAGCCGATCTCCTTCGCGAACTTTACAGCTTCTTCCTCGTTGGTGGCGACCTTGAAGTCCGGAACCGGAACGCCGTAGAGCTTGAGTATCTCCTTGGCCTCCGGCTCGACAAGCGGCCTGTTCTCGGCCTTGGCCTTCTCGATTATTTCCCTGGCCTTAGCAATCCTGTCCATACCAATCACCTCATCAGCTTGACATTTTCCAATCCGGCCGGGGGGTTAAAAGGGTTTCCATTTGCCAACTTTGCTCCAGCCCCGTTTGAAGCGATGGGGGGGTTATAAATACCCCGATGCCCAAATGAGATACAGGTGATTTTGATGAGGAAGAAAGCCATAGCCGCCGTCGGCGGGATACTGTTAATAATACTTGCGGTCTTTTCATTTCAGGGGGAAAAAGCCGTGAAGGGCGACACCACTGTCGTCCTCTACAACTCCGCAAAGATCGGGGTTGTCGAGGAGATTAAGGAGGTCGAGCTGGAGGAGGGCCTCAACGAGGTGCCCCTCGAGGAGCTGGCCGGCCTGAACATAGCCGAGGTCACGATAAGGCCCCTCGAGGAAGGAGTCCAGGTTCTCGGAGTCTTCAGCAGGGGTTCAAACGGAGACGTCTACTCCTCCAACGTCGGGAGCGAGGTCGAAGTGAAGCTCCGCAGCGGCGAGGTCATAAAGGGCAAGTTCCTAGGCTTCAAGAACGGGAAGATAGCGATAGAGGGCGACGGTTACTACCTGATAAACCCGAGCGAGGTTGCCTACTTCAAGGCAAAGAACCTTGAGGGGAAGGCGAGCGTATACGCTGTTCTCCAGGCGGACAAAGCTGGAAAGTACAACGTGAGCGTCACCTACCGCGTGGCCAACATGAGCTGGGAAAGCAGGTACAAGCTCTACATAGGCGAGGACGCCAAGCTCTACGGCTACATCGTGCTCAACAACCCCACTGCTCAAGAGTTCAAGGGCGCGAAGGTTCTCCTGGTCGCAGGCGACGTCCACCTCTACCAGCAGCTTCCGCAGCCGAGGGTTCTCTACGCGAAGGCTGACACCGGAGTCGAGACCGTCCAGGTGAGCGAGCCGGAGAAGGTGGAGGCCTTCTACCTCTACAAGCTCGGAATAGTTGACCTCAACCCATCGAGCACCATGATGTACCCGTACATCACCGTCAAAGTTCCCTTCGAGAGGGAGTACCTCTACGAGAGCTGGCCGGGCAACGGTGAGAGGCCTGTCTACGAGTCGATATCCTTCAATACCGACAAGGTTCTCCCGGCGGGAATAGTGGAGATATACCGCGACACCGAGGATGGGGCGCTGCTCATAGGCGAGAACCGGATAGACCACACGCCCAAGGACGGGACTGTGAGGATAGGCATTGGAAGGGACTACGACCTGAAGGGCACCACGACCGTACTGGAGCAGAGGAACGGCGAAGGGTATTCATATTATAAGATAAAGATAACGCTGGAGAACTTCGGCAACGAGACGAAGACCGTCATCGTCAGGCACCACAAGTGGGGTAAGCTGATCAGCTCAAGTATTGAACCCATCGACGAGACCGCCAACTACGTCGAGTTCAAGGTGACCATTAAGCCCGGGGAAAAGAAGGATGTAGTCTTTGACTACGAGAACCGCTGGTGATCAGCTCTTCCTCAGCGTTATCTCGAACCTCTTTTCTCCTTTTGAAATGTCGAGAACCAGGCTCTTGTCGTAGTCCACGAACTTTGTCCCCAGTATCGCGTAGCCCTCGTCCTTGAGGAAGTCGGCCATCTTGAGGCCAAGCTCCCCAAAGAACTCCGCCGCCATCGTCGCCATGCTTGGCTCCTTTATGCCCAGCTCATCGTGGTACCTCCTCGCGAGTTCGAAAACGTCCATCACCACCACCGATTATAGTATTCCCCAAACCGATAAAACGCTTTCGCCCGAAAGGCTTAAAGCCCGCCCGCCCAAGCGCCCACAGTGGGAGCCATGGACGAGAAGACCCTCAAGAAGGGGGAGAGGTACTACAAATCCGGAAAGGTCCTGTGGGTCGTGAAGTACGGAGACCGGCTCTTCTCCAAGGTGCTGGGGACCTACCCCTACTACGTCGAGTTGAACCTCGAAACCGGTGAGAACAGCTGCACCTGCCCGCTTGGCGGAGACTGCAAGCACGTTGCCGCTGTAATGAAGGCCCACGAGAACGGCTTCTACTTCGAGACCTTCGAGGGACACGCCGAACTCTTTCCTGAGGCTATTGCGATGGAATTTCTGGCGGAGGTTCCCGAGCTGGCCCTCGACGTCACCCTTAAAGAGCTTCGCTTCGCTTTGAGCACCGATGAGAGCGGGAGCGAGGTGGCGAGACTCTTCAGGAGGGCCTTAAAGCTCGTCGAGATTACTGAGAAGAGGGAAGCCCTTCACGTCCTTGAGGAGGTCGTTGAGGAATACAGGCACGTTTTCGAGGACTACGAGCTTTCTCTGAAGCTCGAGGACGAGCTGAGGGAGCTTGAGACGGCCCTCTAAAAAAGCCTTATAAATCCCTAAAGCCCCAAAATGAAACTTAGAGGGTGGGAAAATGAAGGCGATCTATCGGGAGATGTGCCCGAACTGCCTCGGTAAAATCTCCGATGAAAGGCTCATAAACAAGAACCCCTGCGATGAATGTCTAGAAGAACCTGTTCACGCCGATTCTTATTTTGAACTCGTCACGGCCGTGAGGAACGCCCTTCAGCTCAGGGGCACGCTCAAGGAGTGGGAGCGGATATACTCCCTCGAAAAGAACCTCCGCGAGATAGAGGCTTTCTTCGAAAGGGCCACTGGCTTCACCTTCTGGAGCGCCCAGAGGACCTGGGTGAAACGACTCCTCAAGGGGAGGAGCTTTTCCATCATAGCCCCAACAGGGATGGGCAAGAGTACCTTTGGAGCTTTCATGGCGGTCTGGCACGCTACCAACGGAAAGAAGAGCTACATAGTGGTCCCAACGACACCCCTCGTTATCCAGACCGTCAGGAAGATTCAGGCGGTAGCCGAGAGGGCTGGAATAGATATCAACCTCGCCTACTACCACGGCAACCTCCGGAAGAAGGAGAAGGAGGAGATGCTCGCCAAAATCCAGGGCGAGGACTACGATATCCTCGTTACCAGCGCCCAGTGGATGGCGCGGAAGTTCGATGAGGTTCTCAAGGGCAGGCACTTCGACTTCATCTTTGTCGACGACGTTGATGCCTTCCTAAAGGCGAGCAAGAACATAGACCGCTCCCTATACCTCCTCGGCTTCAACGACGAGATCATAGGCAAGGCGTGGGAGATAATCCGCCTGAAGAAGCAGATGTCCAAGTATCTGAACGGTCGCGCCCAGGACAGGGACGAGAGGCTGAAGGAACTCAACTCGGAGATTTCGAAGCTCCAGCGCGAGATAGAGGAATTCAAGTCAAAAAACGACATCGGTATCATGATCATCGCCTCCGCCACCGGAAGCGCGAGGGGCGACAGAATAAAGCTCTACCGCGAGCTTCTCGGCTTTGAGGTTGGTTCCGGAAGGAGCGCGCTGAGGAACGTCGTCGACAGCTACCTGAAGCCCACCAAAGACATCAAAGAGCACGTGGAAGAACTGCTAATGATGCTCGGGAAGGGCGGAATAATCTTCACCCCCATCGACCAGGGCCTCGGATATGCTGAGGAGCTGGTGAACTACCTCCGCGAGAGGGGCTTCAGGGTCGAGCTGGTCAGTTCAAAGAACAGGAAGGCCATAGAGCGCTTTGAGAGCGGCGAGGCTGATTATCTTGTCGGCTCCGCCACCTACTACGGCTCCCTCGTCAGGGGACTGGATCTACCGCACCTCATACGCTACGCCGTCTTCACCGGTGTCCCGAAGTTCCGCTTTAGCATAGACCTTGAGAGGCCCACCATATACCGCGCCCTGGGCCTGCTCAGCGAGATAATGGACTTTCTGAGCGACGAGGACAGGAAGCAGGCTGAAAAGTTACACGCCCGCTTGAGGAGGCTCATAAGGAACATTCCACAGTTCGAACTCCTCAAGATAGAGGAGGCCCTAGCGGAGGGCCTGCCAATAGAAAACGAGTTCCACAACCACGTTCTTGGAGTTTTCCGCGAGCTGGTCGAGTTCCTGAGGAAGGCCCTCCACGATGAGGAAGTTCTCAAAAAGCTCGCCGAGGATCCGTTCGTCAGCCTGACCGAAGAGGAAGGAAAGTGGTACATCGAGATTCCCGATGTGAGAACCTACATTCAGGCAACCGGAAGGACGAGCAGACTCTTCGCTGGCGGAATCACCAAGGGACTGAGCGTTCTCATCGTGGACAACGAGAAGGTCTTCAACGGCCTGCTCAGGCAGATGCGCTGGCGCTTCACGGAGTTCAAGATGGTGCCCTTCGAGGAGCTGAACCTCGACGAGATTCTCAGACAGATAGACGAGGACAGGGAGAAAGTTAGGCTGGTGATGGAGGGCAAGATAAGCGCCAAGGTGAAAGACCTCGTCAAGTCAGCCCTCATGATAGTGGAGAGCCCCAACAAGGCCAGGACCATAGCCAACTTCTTCGGCCAGCCGAGCAAGACGAGGATAGGGGATCTGGTCGCCTACGAAGTCAGCATAGGCAACATGATGCTGACGATTTTAGCGAGCGGTGGCCATATGTTTGACCTTGTGACGAACGAAGGCTATCATGGTGTTCTAATCGACGAGAAAGATGGCATGTTGAAGTTCATCCCCGTCTACGACACCATAAAGAGGTGCAGGGATTGTGGCCATCAGTTCGTCGACTGGGAGGAGAAAGGAGTCTGCCCGCGCTGCGGAAGCACCAACGTCCGCGATGCCCTCGACAACGTTAAGGCGATGCGCGAGCTGGCCCAGGAGGTCGACGAGATTCTCATAGCGACAGACCCGGATACCGAGGGTGAGAAGATAGCCTGGGACATAAGGAACGTTCTCAGCCCGTTCACACCCAACATCAAGCGCATAGAGTTCCACGAGGTCACGAGGCCGGCCATAATGAGGGCGATTCAAGAAGCCAGGGACGTAAACGAGGGCCGTGTCAATGCCCAGATTGTCAGAAGGATAGAGGACCGCTGGATAGGGTTTGAGCTGAGCCAGGAACTCCAGCGCGTATTCGAGAACCGCAACCTCTCCGCCGGAAGGGTTCAGACGCCGGTCCTAGGCTGGATAATTGAACGCTATAAAGAGTTCAGCGAGAGCGAGACCTACTTCCTCGGGTTGACCCTGGAAAACGGCCTCCAGTTCACGGTTGAGATAGGAAAGGACGGCAAAGAGGTTGAGCCGCCGGAGTACGTCACCGTTGAGAAGGTCGAGCTGGAGGAAAGGGAGTTCAACCCCCAACCCCCTTATACCACAGACGCCATGCTGAAGGACGCTTCGACCTTCCTGAAGCTTTCCGCTCCCGAAACGATGAGGCTGGCGCAGGATCTGTTCGAAGCTGGTCTCTGTGTCACTCCCGATACGCTCGTTAGCCTCGCCGATGGAAGGATCGTGGAGATAAGGGATGCAGTTGAAAAGTCCGAGGAAAACCTGCTCTCAGTAAACGGCCTCAAGCCGAAGGAAGCAAAAGCCATCAAGTTCTGGGAGATTGACTGGAACGGGCCGCTCAAGGTCATCAAGCTCAAAAACGGTCATGAAATCAGGGCGACTCCCGACCACGGCCTCCTAGTGATGAGAGACGGCAAGCTCGGCTGGGTCTCCGCGAAGAACATCAGAGAGGGAGACTACGTTGCCTTTGCCTACAACACCGGCCACCGCGGAAGGGAAGAATACACGCTCCTCAAACTCCTGATAAAGCTCGGAATAACCGACGTGATGGTCGAGCTGGACGAGGAGTACTTTAACACAAAAGTGGCCCCCCTCATAAGGGAGAGAATCTCGACGAGCACCAGGTACAAATACCTCCGCAGGCGCGTTGTTCCGCTCTACCTTCTTCTGAAATGGGGACTCGATGACTACGAAGCCCATGTAAAGTTCCTCTATCGCCAGAGGGCAGGGTCGAAGCCCATTCCGAACTTTGAACTCGATGAGAGGTTCTGGTACGTCTTTGGCCTCGTCCTTGGGGATGGGACTCTAAGAAATAGCAAAGTTTTGATCTCGCAGACTCCTCTGAAGGATGTCAAATCTGTACTCAAGGAGGTTTTCCCGTTCCTCTACGTCTTTGAAACGACTACTCAGGTCGGCTTCTCGAACTCAATCCTCGCTGAGGTCTTCAGGAGACTGGGAGCAAGAGAATGGAAGCTCCATCCGCTCGTGTTTGGACTGCGTGAGGAGTACATCAACGCAATGATTGCTGGCTATTTTGACACGGACGGAACCTTCTCGATCCTCAACGGCAGGAAGGGACCGAACTTCAGGGCGATTCTGACCTCGAAGAGGGGCGACGTTCTCAGGATGCTCAGCGTTTACCTCTACCAGGTCGGCATCATGAATTATCTCAGACGGGATGAGCGCACCGGAGTTTGGGACTTGATAATAAGCAACAGAAGTCTTGAGAAATTCAGAGAGAAAATTTACCCATACCTCAGAATCAGGAGGGGACAGTTTGAGGAGGCGTATTCCGTTTACAGGTCATCGCGGAGAGCCTTTGAGGACGACCTGCTCCCCGTCGCTCAAGTCTTTAGAAAGCTGAAGTTCAAGAACGGCATCAAGAACAGAATACTGAAGGAAACAGGGATTGACATCTGGAACTGGCTTAAACATAAAGGGGGAGAGATCCCACGGAGCAAACTCGCTAAGGTGCTTGAATACGCAGAGGAAGGTCCGGAGAGAGAGTTTCTCAAGTCCCTCGTCGGGGCGGGGGTTACCTGGGGTAGGGTGAAGGGGATTGAGGAAGAACACTACACAGGAAAACTCTACGACTTCACAACGACTACCGAGAACTTCTTCTCCAACGGTGCAGTGTCCCACAACTGTACCTACCACAGAACAGACAGCACCCACGTCAGCAACACCGGAATAGAGGTCGCCAAGGAGTACATAACCCAGGAGGTCGGGGAAGAGTACTTCAAGCCGAGGCCCTGGGGCGAGGAGGGCACCCACGAGGCCATAAGGCCGACCAGGCCCATAGACACCGGCCGCTTGATGCAGCTCGTTCGCGACGGGATAATCCAGCTCCCCAAGAACCTCACCAGGAACCACTACAGGCTCTACGACATGATATTCAGGAAGTTCATGACGAGCCAGATGAAGGCGGCAAAGCTCCTCATGGAGAAGGCGGTTATAGACGCCGGCGTCGGAAAGGCTGAGCTTGAGGGCTACGTGGAGATAATCGAGGACGGCTGGACTAAGCTTCGCTCCCCGAACTTCAGGCAGCTGCCGAGGCTGGAGGAGGGGGCCAAACTAAAGGTGGTCGAGGCCAAGAAGTGGAAGGCGCCGAAGGTTCCCCTCTACACCCAGGGTGACATAATAGCCCTGATGAAGGAGCGCAAGATAGGAAGGCCATCTACCTACGCCAAGATACTCGAAACGCTCATAAGGCGCTACTACGTCCTTGAAACGAGGGGAAGAAAGAAGCTCGTGCCGACGGATCAGGGCATCAAGGTCTACCACTATCTCATAAGTAAGTATAAAGAGCTGGTCAGCGAGGAGAA
This window of the Thermococcus siculi genome carries:
- the cas6 gene encoding CRISPR-associated endoribonuclease Cas6 yields the protein MRFLLRLQPENEPFRIPFNNQHYLQGLIYRRIQRVDPSLSLRLHSPKIPKLFTYSLFMAEERKLAEDRSGLLGRKHGFFYFSTAVPEIAEAFITGLLEDPEVELWGERFTVEEVKALAEPERLSGRKFVTLSPVAVTTKRIQFGRLKSYDLSPTEPKFYELIRENLREKYIHIYGIKPPEDFEMRVLSAKPKRFEVKPGIFQTAWHLVFRAYGDEGLLRAGYIAGFGEKNSIGFGMVKVDGRRGT
- a CDS encoding acetate--CoA ligase family protein, with translation MDRIAKAREIIEKAKAENRPLVEPEAKEILKLYGVPVPDFKVATNEEEAVKFAKEIGYPVVMKIVSPQIIHKSDAGGVKVNIKSDEEARQAFRTIMENAKNYKPDADLWGVIVYRMLPLGKEVIVGMIRDPQFGPAIMFGLGGIFVEILKDVSFRVAPISKDEALDMIKEIKAYPILAGARGEKPVNIEALADIITKVGELALELPEIKELDINPIFAYEDSAVAVDARMLL
- a CDS encoding DUF4139 domain-containing protein; this encodes MRKKAIAAVGGILLIILAVFSFQGEKAVKGDTTVVLYNSAKIGVVEEIKEVELEEGLNEVPLEELAGLNIAEVTIRPLEEGVQVLGVFSRGSNGDVYSSNVGSEVEVKLRSGEVIKGKFLGFKNGKIAIEGDGYYLINPSEVAYFKAKNLEGKASVYAVLQADKAGKYNVSVTYRVANMSWESRYKLYIGEDAKLYGYIVLNNPTAQEFKGAKVLLVAGDVHLYQQLPQPRVLYAKADTGVETVQVSEPEKVEAFYLYKLGIVDLNPSSTMMYPYITVKVPFEREYLYESWPGNGERPVYESISFNTDKVLPAGIVEIYRDTEDGALLIGENRIDHTPKDGTVRIGIGRDYDLKGTTTVLEQRNGEGYSYYKIKITLENFGNETKTVIVRHHKWGKLISSSIEPIDETANYVEFKVTIKPGEKKDVVFDYENRW
- a CDS encoding SWIM zinc finger family protein, producing the protein MDEKTLKKGERYYKSGKVLWVVKYGDRLFSKVLGTYPYYVELNLETGENSCTCPLGGDCKHVAAVMKAHENGFYFETFEGHAELFPEAIAMEFLAEVPELALDVTLKELRFALSTDESGSEVARLFRRALKLVEITEKREALHVLEEVVEEYRHVFEDYELSLKLEDELRELETAL
- the rgy gene encoding reverse gyrase, giving the protein MKAIYREMCPNCLGKISDERLINKNPCDECLEEPVHADSYFELVTAVRNALQLRGTLKEWERIYSLEKNLREIEAFFERATGFTFWSAQRTWVKRLLKGRSFSIIAPTGMGKSTFGAFMAVWHATNGKKSYIVVPTTPLVIQTVRKIQAVAERAGIDINLAYYHGNLRKKEKEEMLAKIQGEDYDILVTSAQWMARKFDEVLKGRHFDFIFVDDVDAFLKASKNIDRSLYLLGFNDEIIGKAWEIIRLKKQMSKYLNGRAQDRDERLKELNSEISKLQREIEEFKSKNDIGIMIIASATGSARGDRIKLYRELLGFEVGSGRSALRNVVDSYLKPTKDIKEHVEELLMMLGKGGIIFTPIDQGLGYAEELVNYLRERGFRVELVSSKNRKAIERFESGEADYLVGSATYYGSLVRGLDLPHLIRYAVFTGVPKFRFSIDLERPTIYRALGLLSEIMDFLSDEDRKQAEKLHARLRRLIRNIPQFELLKIEEALAEGLPIENEFHNHVLGVFRELVEFLRKALHDEEVLKKLAEDPFVSLTEEEGKWYIEIPDVRTYIQATGRTSRLFAGGITKGLSVLIVDNEKVFNGLLRQMRWRFTEFKMVPFEELNLDEILRQIDEDREKVRLVMEGKISAKVKDLVKSALMIVESPNKARTIANFFGQPSKTRIGDLVAYEVSIGNMMLTILASGGHMFDLVTNEGYHGVLIDEKDGMLKFIPVYDTIKRCRDCGHQFVDWEEKGVCPRCGSTNVRDALDNVKAMRELAQEVDEILIATDPDTEGEKIAWDIRNVLSPFTPNIKRIEFHEVTRPAIMRAIQEARDVNEGRVNAQIVRRIEDRWIGFELSQELQRVFENRNLSAGRVQTPVLGWIIERYKEFSESETYFLGLTLENGLQFTVEIGKDGKEVEPPEYVTVEKVELEEREFNPQPPYTTDAMLKDASTFLKLSAPETMRLAQDLFEAGLCVTPDTLVSLADGRIVEIRDAVEKSEENLLSVNGLKPKEAKAIKFWEIDWNGPLKVIKLKNGHEIRATPDHGLLVMRDGKLGWVSAKNIREGDYVAFAYNTGHRGREEYTLLKLLIKLGITDVMVELDEEYFNTKVAPLIRERISTSTRYKYLRRRVVPLYLLLKWGLDDYEAHVKFLYRQRAGSKPIPNFELDERFWYVFGLVLGDGTLRNSKVLISQTPLKDVKSVLKEVFPFLYVFETTTQVGFSNSILAEVFRRLGAREWKLHPLVFGLREEYINAMIAGYFDTDGTFSILNGRKGPNFRAILTSKRGDVLRMLSVYLYQVGIMNYLRRDERTGVWDLIISNRSLEKFREKIYPYLRIRRGQFEEAYSVYRSSRRAFEDDLLPVAQVFRKLKFKNGIKNRILKETGIDIWNWLKHKGGEIPRSKLAKVLEYAEEGPEREFLKSLVGAGVTWGRVKGIEEEHYTGKLYDFTTTTENFFSNGAVSHNCTYHRTDSTHVSNTGIEVAKEYITQEVGEEYFKPRPWGEEGTHEAIRPTRPIDTGRLMQLVRDGIIQLPKNLTRNHYRLYDMIFRKFMTSQMKAAKLLMEKAVIDAGVGKAELEGYVEIIEDGWTKLRSPNFRQLPRLEEGAKLKVVEAKKWKAPKVPLYTQGDIIALMKERKIGRPSTYAKILETLIRRYYVLETRGRKKLVPTDQGIKVYHYLISKYKELVSEEKTRELEAVMDRIEENKVDYQEVLSTLYHEIREYLSNGKENAT